The window GGGGACCACCTCAGAGAACCGGCCCGTTTTGCGCCCTTACGTCACAGTCAAGGCAATGGACATCTCTCTGTCTTCCCTTTCAAATTCCCAAGCCCTTCCTCGTGGCTTACCACGCCCGTcaagccgtcgccgccatccccgTTAATGGCGTTCACGAACGATCCGCTTGCTCTCGATACCGCTTAGCGCCAATGCgtgttttttccccctcttgCCGCCTTTAGGACTTTCCCATTCGGATGTTGCATTCATCACGACTCGCTCGAGGTGGGGTTCGCTCGGATAAACATCTTGTTTCCCATCGCGCATGGCCCCCTATTCAACTAGTGAAGCTCCGACTCTTTCCATCTGCATTCCCGACCCGACCGATACTCAATTCAGGTACACTGCACTTCAAGAGGTATCCGACGAGACAAGTACGCAATGCGCCTTCTGCGCTATCAAGGGCTTCGCTACCCATTGCGTGGTCCTCGATGGTGATCGGCGAACCCTTGGCACTCGCCCCTCGGTGACGCGGTTGGTGggacctcctccgcccctcAGATTCTGTCACGGTCTGGACCGAACATGCCCAGCGGCCACTGGGTCCCCGAAAGACGTCATCGCCCACCTCTTTGATCTGTCGATCCCACATCGCCAaactctctccctctctctcctgtTGGGCCCATTGCACATGCCGATGACTCGGATCAACAGACTTCGTCTGGCCCGTATTGATGTCAATTTTTGAATGAGTAAAAAATAACTTCTGACGAACAGGGTTCACAACTAGCACGTCGTATCGTCCCGATAGTAAGCAGAGCACATGCGAGGGAACACAGCTGGTGGCCGAGACAACGAACAAAGACACTCGTTTTCATCCCGCCATCTCCCAATATCCCGCAAGCCAGTAGAACATATCAGTCGCCGGGGCAGACATGACATCCGTGATCGAATCGTGGTTGACAAGTTGCAAATGCAAAGGCACCGTAGTATTTACAGCGTtctcccctccttctcgttGACTGACACCTGTACCTAAAAACCAAAAACGAAACAAGGAAAGAGAAGTTCCAATTGACTTGATCCGCGCCACCTTTTTACCTACCCATCATGAACTTTGCAGGAATAGGAAACACACCCGCGCGGTTGGCTTAGTCCGAGCCCCGACCGGAGGACTTTTTGTTGCTTGACTGCCTTTTTGACTGGGGAAAAGTTGAAACCACGTTAACCAATTTCCGCACAACGAACATGTCCATCATTTCAAGCAGGACCCTGGGAGCGAGTCTTGCGCTCAGTCCTGCCAACGGCCGGCATGACCTTCTTCACGTTCCTGGCCACCTTGTGGCCGAATGACTCTTTCTCCTTATTGGGCGAGTCCTTCTTCGGCGACTGCTTCGCAGCCCCGTTCGAAGAAGGACGGCCAGGGCCCCGtttggccttcttctcggctGGCTTGTCCTCAGACGCCTTCTCGACTCCGTTGGTGCCATTGGCTCCGTTGGTCTCGGCGGGGTCATCCGCCTTGCGcttgtcgccggccttggcctccgACGCGATACTCTGCGGCGCAGCTTCGCGctcaccagcaccagcaggTTCGGCATCGTTAAGGGCGCCCGTCATCTCGACATCCTTGGTCGCAGCACCGTTGACAGCTTCGGGCTTCTCGGTAATGGGCTCCTTGACCGGCTCGTCCTCAACTGTAGGCTCTTTGGCGGGCTCCTGAGGAATGGGCTCCTCTACCGACTTCTTCACGGGCTCGACAGcaggagcagaagaagcgTCGGGCGTAGATGTCACGGCCGGCTTCTCAGCAGGAATGGGTTTGGGCTCTTCAACCGATTTCTTCTCAGGCTCGGCAGCCGAGGCGGAAGGCGCAGATGTCGCGGCCGACTGCTCGGCGAGAATAGACTTGGGTTCTTCGACCCCGGTCGTCGCGACCGGGCCGTCCTTGTCGGGAACTTCTTCAATGAAAGCAGGCTTTGGCGCACCGGCGGCACTGTCTGCCGCGGTTGGCGCGTCAGCTGGTGGAGCGAGCGCAGGAGGTCCATTCAACTTCGCGGATTCGGCGGCTGATGTCTCGGGCGCTGGCGCAgtttcttccttcttcgcgtctttctcctcgtccttcttctcttcgacGGGCTTTGTCTCGGCGGCTACAGACTCCGTAGGCTTGGTGTCAAGGCTGGTCGTGGTTGCGACAGTCTCCGGGACTGCGGTCGGGAAACGGCGTTAGCGCATGGGGGTCTGAGCATGATGGGTGGGCGCATGGCGACGGGTAGATGCCTCCTCATTCGCACAGCAAGCAGTGTTAATCCGGCAAGAAGGCGCAAACATCAACTCTGTCGTGTCGAGTCGAGACGATCAGGAGACCTTCGTCTCTGCTTCGCACTCACCTTTGTCGGCGCCAACAGCGGCGGGAGCAATTCCAGCGGGAATGGGGTCCATGGCGATGACGTAAAGTTGTGTATTCTCAGGCGCACAGTGCGCGATCAATCCTATAGCAGTTGGTCGTAGATATGGGGCTCAATGTCTGTACTCGAGTGTCGTTAAGCGTATGCGATGATGGGGAAGACTATGGTGATGTCGATTGAAGATGGGTAGCTGGCGAGTAGCGGTCGAGGTTGAGTtaggaagaggagaaaaagggacgagagaagagggaagaagaggtgaAGCTAGAAGTCGGGAGtcggagcagcagcggcggcggccagcggGAAGCATGGGAGCTCCTCCTTACCTGCTGGGTCTAGCTGCGACCACACAGCAGGTCATCGCACAGGAACATGGGGTTGGGGACGAATCAGCGGCCCCATCGCCCTCGAttgtgtgagagagaggcagtGAGTGTGCGTGCGCTTGCATACATGGGACTGACTTGGATGCGCGGGCCATGCGTGgggagaagctggccagctggctggctggcatTTTAGCACGTTAGCTAAACAGAGCAGGGAGCGGACCTCGAGCGGCGAGAGTGAAGCTGTGAGGTTGCAAGGAGATGACCGGTCAGGGCAAGGTCCCCCTCGCGGCAAAAACGGGTGGAGAGGAACCTCTCGCCTTCCGTCATGTCAATCTGACGTGACGAGGAGCTCCACGACCGCCGGCCAAACCTGGCCCTCGTGGGACCTTGGGATGCTGCAGGGCTGGAGCTTGACCCCGGTTAAGAACCGGTTAATCCGAAAGCGGCCAAGTCGGCTGTCAAGCTGGGGGGAGTTGGTGAGGCGAGAGAGGAAGGCGACTCAAGAGAGGGAAGGTTTGAGCGAGCTGCTCCGCTGGGCAACGAGTGTACCCCGAGCTGTTGGTTTGTTTCCTCGAGTGTTGCGGTAGCGGGACATAGGCGAGGGTGTAACAGAGGCACAGGGCGTGTTTGGTGGTAGAAACACACAGCCGGGTAGGGAAGGAGTGAGGTAGCGAGCGAGTGTTGCAAGTCCGTCTCAACGTTTGTGGCGCCGAGTCTTTGCTAGGCGGTCCAAGGGCCGTGTGTGCCTCGGCGTTGATGACACTGTGAAGCCCGTCGTTCCTGTTTCGATGGAATTCCTGGCGATCTGGCGATGCAGAGTCGCCGTGCGTGCTGCAGCAGGGCGCGATGCGGGGAAGGACGAATGGCTGGCCCCACCCTTGGCCAACTGTTTTTTTGTCCAGTCAGCGCTCGTTATTTTCTGTGAACTGTGGTCTGAGCTTTTGAGCTTGCTGCACGCCATCTGGCCGTCAGTCGATACCGGGGAGGTCAGCAGCAGTGAGTGCAGTGTTGTCAAATGATGGGGGTTATGGGGGTTCAGCCTATAAAATAAAATCGTCACTTCGCCCCTCGTGTTGAGATGCGTCGACGACCATCCCAGTGTCGCGAGACTCTGGTGTTGCTGCGTGCTGCAATGGGGGCTTCGAAGTTGGACTTGAATACGCGCATAAAGCTGGCTCGGAGTTTTCAGAAACTTGACGAACCTTGATATCACTACTACCTgatgttttcttcttcccgccATTGAACCGGAATTATCCGTATCTGACAGAGGTATCGAGAGGGAATTGGTTACGAGTTGTCAATGGTCGAAAAAGCCCAGTGTCAGCTGGAAGGGCACGCGATGTCCAAGAAATTGTCTCAGGTAACCCGGGAGGATACTGAGAAATCTATCATAGCCCATGGAACTCCTCAAACCTTTGTCACATCAATTCGTGTCCGGACCTGCACCTGTCGGCGTTCAAAATTCTGAAGCATGCAGACTTGGGAGATCCCTCCAGGTGCTCCCGCCCTATGGCCAACCCCTGAATCTCAGGGGCTAGTTCATGCTTAGTCATCCGCCACTCAAGATGCCAAAATGGCATTCCAATTCCACTGCCACCAAAGGACAGCATCGCAGTAAAGCTTCAACCCCAACGTGCAGCCAACTTGACCACGCTCCTTTCCACCACGCCCCCGTTCAGCACTATCACGATCTTTTCACTTCTCGattctcttcttcccgaTCTTGATTCCGGGCCCAACCCAAAATGGCGGCCAACAAGTACTCCGTCATCCTGCCGACCTACAATGAGCGTCGCAACCTCCCTATCGTCACCTGGCTGCTGAATCGCACGTTCACCGAGAAGTACGTTTGTTCCGGCTTTCCCTGTCAtgttcttcttcatcttctccttcttcttcccctaTCGCGTACCGCCTCGGCGAACCTGATTTCTGCCGCGACGCATCTGCTAACAACCCCTCCTCTAACAGCAAGCTCGACTGGGAActcatcatcgtcgacgatggctCCCCCGACGGCACGCAAGAGGTCGCCAACCAGCTCGTTAAGGCCTACGCCCCGCACGTCACCCTCAAGACACGCACCGGCAAGCTGGGCCTTGGCACTGCCTACGTTCACGGCCTACAGTTCGTCACGGGCAActtcgtcatcatcatggaCGCCGACTTCTCCCACCACCCGAAGTTCATCCCCCAGATGGTCGCCCGCCAGAAGGAGGCCAACTACGACATCGTCACGGGCACCCGCTacgccggcaacggcggtgTTTACGGCTGGGATCTCAAGCGCAAGTTCGTCTCCCGCGGCGCCAACCTCTTCGCCGATACTGTCCTGCGCCCTGGCGTCAGCGACCTGACGGGCTCCTTTCGCCTCTACAAGAAGagcgtcctcgacaaggtcatcTCGAGCACCGAAAGCAAGGGCTACACCTTCcagatggagatgatggtCCGCGCCAAGGCCATGGGCTGCTCCGTAGCCGAGGTGCCCATCACCTTTGTCGACCGCGTCTACGGTGACAgcaagctgggcggcgacgagattGTAGAGTACGCCAAGGGAGTACTGTCGCTGTGGTTGAAGGTTtaaggaagggagggagtATGAGGGTGTGCAAAAAAGGGGGCGATTTGGAGTGATACGATACCGAGGGATCTTTTACTGTTTGTTACAGGAAACAATTGGCATGAAACGGGCGTTGGGGGGAAAACGGGAATTCAAGTACCGATACCTAATTAATGGCAAGTCGcatggaagaagaagaaaacacGTTCAGCTCAGTGATGTTAGGCCGCTTGACGTCCCCCCCGCCCCGATCTATCGTTCGCTTCGGCAACCTTGCCCTGCTCGCTCCTTCCTCGCGTACGAGGACACCTTAAATACCCAAACAAGCTCACTGGTTTCCAACAACAGTCCGTGACGCAGCGGGATTATTAGACGCTTCTTTGATTGAACGTCCCGGCGCACGGGTGCGTGGGTTCAAGTCCCACCGCCGTTAGCAAAATCCTAGCATCGTTACACCTGAGGCTGGTAAGAGCTTCCTAGGATTTTCATAAACTCCGCTGTCCGCAAGGATAAGATTTGAACTTTTTGGGGGCTACGCTTCTCCCAGGTTATATAATCTTTGGTTTCCATTACCCCTTCTGTTACATGTTTCGGCCGCCCGTCACCATGATGGTCTGCCCGCTCACGTAGCTGAAGAGAGGGCTGACGACAGCCAAGATGGCCGAAGCCGCCTCGGTCGGCGTCCCGGGCCTCCGCAAAGGGATGTCCGCGTGCGCCTGCTGTTCTGGCCCCTTTTGCGCCTGCGGGATGCCCAGCGCGatcttctcgccgccgggtccctcgacgaaggcgcccttctccttggcatCCGTCAGCCGCGTCTTGATGTGCCCAAAGGCAACGGTGTTCGCCCTGACGCCGAACGCCGGACCCCACTCCTTGGCGATGGTCTTGGTCAGGCCCGtgacgccggccttggccatggcgtAGTTGGCCTGGCCTGCATTACCGTGGATGCCCGAGGTGGAGctgatgttgatgatgcaGCGGTTCTCGCCGTCTTTGACGCGGAAGTAGGGGGCCGCGGCGCGCACGAGGCGGAAGGGCGCGGTCGAGTGGAGCGCGATGATGGTGTCCCACTGCTTATCCGTCATCTTATGGATGACGCCGTCCCAGGTGTagccggcgttgttgacTAGGTGATGGATCTTGCCACCGCCGAAGGAGGCGGCCTTGGCAACGAGCTGGGTGATGTAATCCGCCGAGAGCATATCGCCGGGGACACTGAtggcctggccgccggcggcgttgatACCGTCTGCGACCTCCTGGGCTTTTCCTGAGGTATGTGTCAGTGGCTGGTACTACGAATTGAAGATGGGCTTGAGGAGGTGGTGTACTGGCGTCAATGTCGGAAACGACCACCTTTGCGCCTTCGTTGGCGAAGAGCCGTGCTGTTTCTGCGCCGATACCCTGTCCGCTGCCGGTAATGATGGCCACTTGGCCCGCAAGCATCCCTTTAGGGTAGTTGAGGTGAGCGGCGATTTGCGCTACACGGTCTGACATGGCGGCGATGTGTTGGAAGAATGACTATGTTTCACTGATGGTCAATTACAAGGT is drawn from Colletotrichum destructivum chromosome 6, complete sequence and contains these coding sequences:
- a CDS encoding Putative glycosyltransferase 2, nucleotide-diphospho-sugar transferase, whose product is MAANKYSVILPTYNERRNLPIVTWLLNRTFTENKLDWELIIVDDGSPDGTQEVANQLVKAYAPHVTLKTRTGKLGLGTAYVHGLQFVTGNFVIIMDADFSHHPKFIPQMVARQKEANYDIVTGTRYAGNGGVYGWDLKRKFVSRGANLFADTVLRPGVSDLTGSFRLYKKSVLDKVISSTESKGYTFQMEMMVRAKAMGCSVAEVPITFVDRVYGDSKLGGDEIVEYAKGVLSLWLKV
- a CDS encoding Putative short-chain dehydrogenase/reductase SDR, NAD(P)-binding domain superfamily; protein product: MSDRVAQIAAHLNYPKGMLAGQVAIITGSGQGIGAETARLFANEGAKVVVSDIDARKAQEVADGINAAGGQAISVPGDMLSADYITQLVAKAASFGGGKIHHLVNNAGYTWDGVIHKMTDKQWDTIIALHSTAPFRLVRAAAPYFRVKDGENRCIINISSTSGIHGNAGQANYAMAKAGVTGLTKTIAKEWGPAFGVRANTVAFGHIKTRLTDAKEKGAFVEGPGGEKIALGIPQAQKGPEQQAHADIPLRRPGTPTEAASAILAVVSPLFSYVSGQTIMVTGGRNM